The Mesorhizobium sp. AR02 genomic interval GCGCGGTCGAAATCGGGCTGTCGGCCTTCTTCTGCTTCATGGGAACGACGATGACCATGGAGACCATCGGCCGGGAGGGGCCGGGATGGCTCGATGTCGGCGACGACAAGGTCAATCTGTTTGGCATGGGCCGCCACAAACTGTGCCGCAAAAGCGCCTGTGCGGCCGGTCCCGTCTCCCTCAACAAGCGCGCACTCGAAGCGGTGGGCGATGAAACGGATGCCAGCCGCTGGCTGGGCACGTTGCTTTCCAGCCAGGACAAGGTGTTTGGAACCGCCGCCGATGCGCTGACAGCCCTCAACGAGGATCTGGTCGCCGATTGGGATCGTTCCGGCATGGCCCTGCCGGTTTTCATCGACGATCGGCTCGCCGCTTCTGCCATGGCGCGGCATCTAGAAGATGATGGCAGCCTTCTTTCCAGGCTGCTCATTGAGCCTGCAAGGCGCCAGCGTCTCGAACGTGCCTTGCAAGAGGCCGCATCGGGCCCATTTGGCAGATTCCTACCCAATACCACCGCCTATTTCTGGGGCATCCGCGAGGAGCGCGTGCGCAAGCTCGTCCTCGAGAACGGACACCTGATCGAGCTTGACAGGCCGCATGGCCTTTCCATCCCGTTCGAGCGGCAGCATCTCAAGCAGGCGCTGCTGGACGGCCTGCTGCTGCCGAACCTGTTCCTGACGTTCCTCGTCCTAGCCATATTGCCGCGGGTGCGGGTTGTGGGCGGCCTGAGACAGATTGGCTATGTTGCGCTTTTCCATCAGACCCTGCTGGCTGCGCTAGACGAAAACGTGCCGGAGGAGCGCGATCTGGCTGCGGAGCTGCAGGTTCGGGAAAATGCCTGGGGCATGCGGGTCATCGATGAAAAGATCTCCGTCCGCGAGCAGCTTGCCGGCCTGCCGGAAGGGGCGCTCTTCCCCGACCTGCTGCGGCAATACCGTTTGCGGACTTTTGCAGAGACGACCGACGACCTGAAGCTGGTTCGCGAAAACGCCCGATGGCGCAAGATCGGCCACGCAGGGACCAAGGCGACCTGAACCTCACTTCAGGCCTAGTTGATTTTCGTGCGCAGCCGCATGGCCTCACCTGTCATTGCACGATAGCGGCCTTGCGGAGGCCGTCGACCATGAGTTCGAAATCGGCAGGGTTCTTGTAAGGCAAGACTTTGCGACGGTATTCCAGCGAATAGTCGGGATTGACGCGAAGCACCTCCTGCCATGCCGTGCGGGCCTCCTCTAAACGGCCCAGATGGCCGTAGCTGGCGGCCAGAAGCGCGCGCGAGACGTCGGTGATAGCATTGCGAGCCAGCCGTTGCAGCAAGAGGTCAACGGCCTCGTCGTACCTTCCCAGTTGAAACAACGCCAAAGCCTGGAAGTGCAGAAGCACATCTGGAAAATATGGGTTCAAGGTCTTTCCCCGGGCGAAACTCTCGAGGGCCTCCTCAGGTCTGCCTGAATAGTACAGCGTTTCGCCGCGGCAGACATGCGCTTCGGCGAAGTTCGGATTGAGGACCAGTGCGCGCTCGACCTCTTCGATGGCCTCATCGTGCCGTCGTGTGTACAGCTTGGCTATCGCCAACGCCCAGTGCGCCCAGGGATCGTTGTCATCGAGCGTTACCGCTCGCGTTGCGGCCTCTTCGGCTTGCGCCATCGATTCCGGCGGTGACGCACCCCACCTATTCAGGTAATCGATGCCGTGCGTGAGGGCAAGGAAAGCGTAGGCAGAGGCAAAGTTCGGGTCCAGTTCGGTGGCACGTTGCAAGAGCTCGCGGGCCGCGACGTTCGTGTCCTTCGTCAGCCGGTGCCACAGCTCCCGGCCCCGCAGGAAACAGTCATACGCCTCCGTGTTGCGCGGGTGCTCCGGCGCCAGCCGCAGACGGGCGCCATCAGTCAGGTTGAGCGCCAGCGCACCAACGATCTGCTGCGTCACGTCGTCCTGCACGGCGAATATGTCGGTCAGGTCGCGATCGAACCGCTCCGCCCAAAGATGGCCGCCCGTGGTTGCATCGATGAGCTGCGCGGTGATCCGCACCCTGTTCCCCGACTTGCGTACGCTGCCCTCGAGTACATGCCGCACGCCGAGCTTCGTGCCCACCTCCTGCACATGGACGTTCTGGCCCTTGAAGGTGAACGACGAATTGCGTGCGATGACGAAGAGCTGCGACAGTTTGGACAGCGCCGTGATGATGTCTTCGGAGATGCCGTCGGCGAAGTAGTCCTGCTCGGCGTCACCGCTCATGTTGGCGAACGGCAGGACGGCGATCGACAGCTTCGGCGGCGCCGCCGCAGCCGGCCGGCTCGTCGCGGTTTCCGAGGTCGCGGCCGGCTTGGTCCCGACGCTGCCGACTTGCAGCGAATAGACCCGGATCGGCTCGGCGATGTTCTTGAGCTGCGTGCTGCCGAGATCGCTGACCGAGAGGTCGAGCCTCGCCTTGACCTGGCGATAGGCATCCTCGGACAGGCAGATGGCGCCGGGCGCCGCTACGCCCTCCAGACGCGAGGCGATATTGACGCCGTCGCCCATCAGGTCGCCGTCGCTTTCTTCGACCACATCCCCCAGATGGATGCCGATCCTGAACTCGATGCGGCGGTCCTGCGGCACGCCGGCATTGCGCTCAACCATACCATTCTGAACCTCAATGGCGCAGCGCACCGCATCCACCACACTGCGGAACTCAACCAGCGCCCCATCCCCGGTGCGCTTGATCACACGCCCGTTGTGCACTGCGATGATTGGATCGATCAGGTCGCTGCGCAGTGCCCGCAACCTCGCCAAAGTACGATCTTCGTCCGCGCTTGCGAGCCGGCTGTATCCAACCACATCTGCAGCCAGGATTGCCGCCAGCTTACGATTCTCGCTCAAGGGTCCGTCTCCTCATCCCCACGATAGCAGGAAGACGGCGGCAAGAGGGAACTTTCGCAAACGACGCCACGCACCGCCGGCATCGGCAGCGCTCCGCCACAGGACCACACCGCGCTTGCCGGTCGACGGCTATCGGTTCATCCTTGCAAATACCCTGGCCGTGAAGTGCGTGGCGAGATCGCGCCGACACGGCCCCTAGTGAGGTCTTGTCCTATGGACTGCTCGGGCTGCGGTTTCGAGGTTGATGGCGGCTTCGCTTTCTGTCCGAGGTGTGGCAGGCGCCAGCCCGTGCCATGCGCCAGTTGCGGCTACCTCTGCGCACCGGATTTCGAGTTCTGTCCAAAGTGTGGGGCAAGCGTCGGTGCGCCCGCAAAAGCCGTCGAACGGCCTGCTCCGACAGCAAGTCGGACCATTGTGCCGCCTTCTCGAACTCCGTCGCTGCTTGCGAACATCGAAAGCGAAGATGGGCTGCATCCCGTCTCTGACGCCGATCGCCGGACGGTAACGGTCCTGTTCGCCGACCTTTGCGGCTTCACGACACTCAGCGAGCAGCTCGACCCCGAGGTCATGCAAGCGCTGCAGAACGAACTGTTCAAGGAATTGACGGCGGCTGTGCGAAACTTTGGTGGTTTCGTCGACAAATTCATCGGCGATGCACTGCTCGCTTTGTTCGGTGCGCCGGTCGCGCATGAGGACGATCCGGAACGTGCGCTTCGCGCCGCTCTCGACATGATCGCCCGGACGGCGCGGCTCGGCGAAAGTGCCCCCCACTCCGGCACGCCTCTGCTGCTCCACATCGGCATAAACACCGGTCCAGTCGTCACTGGCGGATTGGGCATCGGCACCGCCAAATCCTATTCGGTGACCGGCGACACGGTGAATACGGCGCAGCGCCTGCAATCGCTGGCCGCACCGGGTGAGGTGCTGGTAGGCGAGCTCACGCACAGGCTGACCCGGCATGCCTTCTCTTACGAACCGCTGGGCGATGTCGTGCTTCGCGGCAAGGCTGGCAGTGTGCTCGTCCATCGACTGGATGCACCGCTTGCGGCGCCGCGTGCAGCGCGTGGGCTCGAGGCGCTCGGCCTCAGCGCGCCGATAATAGGTCGTGGTGCGGAGCTCCATAGAATGCTGGAGAGCCTTGACCAGGCGTGCGGCGGCTCTGCCCAGCTTGTCCGCCTCGTCGGAGAAGCCGGTATCGGGAAATCGCGGCTTGTGAAGGAGTTCGTCGCCCGCGTCGGCGACGAGGATCGTTTTCGCAACGTCGCCGTGCGGCAGGCCACCTGCTCACCGCTTGGCGAACAATCATTTGGCGCCTTGGGCGCAGTGGTGCGCAGCGCTGCCGGGATGATGCAAAACGACAATGGAGACGAAATGCGGGGGAAGCTCGCAGGCTTGCTTACCGATCTCGGCCTGCAGGGCGAGGAGGCGAAGCGGCTGATGCCTTTGCTCTACCATGTGCTTGGCCTTGGCGACCCCGATGCCACCTTGCAGCATGTCGAGCCCGAGCAGTTGCGGCGGCAAATTCTCTACGCGGTTCGCACAATCATCGAACGGCGGCTTGCGTTGTCGCCGCTGTTGATTGTCGTCGAAGACCTGCACTGGGCCGACGCCGTGTCGCTCGAGGCACTACGTTTCGTGATGGACAGGTTGGAACGCAGGCGGTTGATGTTGCTGGTCACGCATCGTCCGGCGCCGGACAACGACCAACTCGACTCAAGTCGGGTCAGCCACACGGCGCTCAGGCTTTCGCCGCTCAACGGCGATGACGGACGCAGCCTGCTGGCGGCGCTTTTCGGCGAGAACTGGGTAAACACCGCAGGCGGGCTTGTCGACCAGATCCTCGAGCGCGCGGGTGGCAACCCGCTTTTTGTCGAGGAGATCGTTCGCGGCCTTATCGATCGCGGGCTACTGGTGCGCGAGGGCCAGCGATGGCGCACCATGGCAGGCGAAGTCGCAACTGGCATTCCCGCCACCATCCAGGCGATGTTGCTTGCTCGCGTCGACCGACTGCCCCAGGAGGTGCGCCGGTTGGCCCAGGAAGCCGCGGTAATCGGCCCGCGCTTCGATGCCACACTTCTGAAATCCGTGACGGCCGACCCAAGCCGGCTGGAAGCCGGCTGCGAACTGCTTTGCGATGCGGAAATCATCGAGGAAGTTGCCGGATCAGGCTCGGTCTCGTCGCAAAGCTACCGCTTCACGCAAACATTGCTGCAGGACGTGATCTACCAGAATCTGCTCCTGCAACGCCGGACCGACATCCACGGGCGGGTCGGTGCTGCCTTGGAGCAACTATACGGCGACAAGCCGGAACGGCTCGAGGATTTGACCGTGCTCGGTCATCATTTCGCACTGAGTGCCGAGCGGGAGAGAGGCGCACATCACCTCCAGGCGGCGGGCGATCGCGCTCGCATGATATACGCCAATGACGACGCCCTTCGTCTCTACGAGCGAGCGCTGACTGCGTTGGGCGCGATCGGGCAAACACCGCTCAAACTGGCAATTGCAGAGCGCATTGCCGATTTGAGCGGCCCGGCAGGCCGCCGCGAGATCGCGCACCACCACTACGAGACGGTGTTGCTGGCATACCGCGACTCAGCCGATCGTGTCGCTTCGGCGCGGGTTTTGCGTAAGATCGGTCGGCTGCTCTGGGACGTCGGCAAGCGGGACAACGCAGAATCCCGCTACGCCGAAGCGGCAGCGCTCCTCGAGGGAGCGGATGCCCCGGTCGAGCAGGCGCATCTCTGGCAAGAACGTGGCCGGCAGGCGTTCCGCAGCGGAGATCACGCTCTCGCGGCAAAATGGGCAGACGCGGCGCTGGATTGCGTAGCCACTCTGACAAGGGAACACGTCTCGGAGGTAGGGCGTGATGCCACTCTTGTGACAGCCGAGGCACTCAATACCAAGGCTGTCGCGCTGGCTCGCCTCGGGCGAAACCACGAGGCCGTGGGTCAGGTTGAGCGCAGCATCGAATTGGCCGAAGCCGCCGGTCTGCTGGGCGCGGCCTGCCGTGGCTACACCAATCTCGGCGTGCTTTACACGACCATCGATCCGGCACGGGCGATCGAAGTCTGTCGGCGCGGTCTCGACGTGGCGCGCCGTATCGGTGATTTGGGCTTCCAGGCGCGCCTGCTGGCCAATCTGGCGGTCGCTTGCTGTACTTTCACGGATCGCTGTCCGACAGAGGGCGTGCCTGCCGCAGAAAAGGCCATTGAGATCGATCGGGCACTCGACCAGCGCGAGCACCTGCCGGTGCCGTTGATCGTACTTGGGCAGATCCACCAGTGCAACGGCCGCCCGGAACTGGCGGTTGGCTTGTTCCACGAAGCACTGGATGTCGCCTGCGAAACGGGCGAGCCCCAACTGCTGTTTCCGTGCTATAATGGTCTTGCAACGCTTAATCTCGATCTCGACAATCTGGCCGAGGCCGAACGCTACTTTTCCCTGGCGCAGGATATATGCGCCCAGCACGGGCTCGACCCGGAAGCGCTTGTGGTGCTGCCTTTTCTCGACTAGCCGGGCGGGAGGTTGGACAATGTCTGCGCCTAGTGACTTGGTACCGCTTCAACCGGGCGACCGTGCGCCGAACGTGATACTCGACGCCATTACCCAAGAAGGCAAGATCGCGCTTGACGACTTTCGCGGGCAAAAACCGGTGCTGGTCGGCCTGTTTCGAGGCCTGCATTGCGCGTTTTGCCGGCGCCATATCGCCGCCCAGGCGCGGCTTGATCCGGAGCTGCGCGAAAAGGGTGTGGAGAGCCTGACGGTGGTCAACACGCCGATCGAACGGGCGCGCCTCTATTTCCGCTACCACCCGATGCCGAATCTGCTTGCGGCCTCCGACCCCGAACGTGCTTCACATCGTGCTTTTGGACTGCCCAATCTCGAATTTACCGAAAACGAGACGAACTGGCCGTACAAGGTCGCGATGGCAGCGGCAAAGGGCTTGCGGGTCGACATACCAGGCGTGCTGCCCGGCCCAATGGATCCTTTTGCGGCCGGTGAAATTCTCGAGAAGAAGGACCCCTACGAACTGACCGAAGCCGACGAGCAGATGATGGCAACGGGACACGGACAACTGGTCGGTCAGTTCCTGCTGGACCGGCAGGGGATCGTACGCTGGAGCTTCACGGAGGTTCCAGAGGGCGGGCGATACATGTTTGGGGCGCCAAACCCACGGGAGCTGATGTCGGCCGTGTCGCAAGTCGCCCAATAGACAAGTTCACCGTTCATTCGAGCACGGCCTCGACAATGGCAACAAAGTCATCGAGCGAGCGATCCCCGCGAATCTCGATGCGCGGAAGGTCGATGGGATCGCAATCGAGGTCCGCCGGCCCGTGTTTGCGGCCGAAGCCGATTCGATAGCCGCACTCCTTGGCCAGCCGGCCAAGCCGTCGGTCAGTGACGGAGAAGGGTGCCGCGAACGCCGTGGTTGGCCGACCGGTCCACCGTTCGATGAACATACGGGAGCGCAGGAGCTCGGCGGCCAGGTCAGAGCTCGACAGACCATCGATCGCGCGATGTGTCGCCATATGGCTTCCGAAGAAGGCACCTTCGCCGGCGAGGCGTCGCACCATCCCAGCGTCCATAAGCGGCGTCGGCGGACCGCTGTGGGCGTCCCACTGTGCACTTTCACCCACCAAGTCCGTCACCAGGAACACTTCCGCGGTCAGGTCGTTGGCGCGCAAGGTCGGCCAGGCATGGTCGGCAAAGTTCTGGAAGCCGTCATCGAAGGTGATGAGCACAGGGCGGCCAACGAAAGGCTGACGGTTGGCGATGAACTGTTCCAGCTGCTCTGAACTAATCGCGTGAAAGCCATTGGCGCGCAGCCATGCCATCTGGCTGGCGAATGCGGCGGGCGTGAGCCGAAAACGGGCGAGCGCGGCCGCACCTTCATCGGCGACGCCGTGATACATGAGGACGGGGATACGCTGGCGCCGCTCGTTACGCGCGACGTCGCGGCGCAAGGCCCGCGCCCCGCCCCAGATGATATTTCGCGCGACCCCGATTTCGATGGGTGCGCGGATCGGCACATGATCAATCCTCGGTTCCGTCACCACATCGTCCGGTGACAGGCGGCGGAAGCGGTCTATGCGATAGAGCTCGGTCTGGATCGATTGCTCGAGGACGAGGCCTTCGGTCGCTGCCAGCGTCTCCGAGATGGCCTGGGCACCGAATGTGTTCCAGTCGAAGCCCGTCCTTTCAACATTGTCACGTAGGACGAATGCGTGTGCGCTGATGAAACTGCCGCCAGGCGCCAACGCCTCAGCGAATTTTTTGGTGATGCGCCGCAACTCCGCGAGATTATCCAGATAGTAGAGCACTTCCGAACAAAAGATCAGATCCATCTCACCCGGCAGCGTGTCCGCAGCGAAATCCAGCACGCCGAACTCAATGTTAGGCTGATCGCTGCATCGCGCACGAGCCCGCTCGATGGCTATGGCGGAGATGTCGGTTGCGGTCAAATGGCTCACACGCGACGCCAGCTGCCGCGTGAAGTGGCCCTCCGCGCAGGCCAGCTCAAGCGCCCGTCCGATGGGACCGGCAGGCAGGATTTCGAGCTGCCGCTCATATTTTTCCTGCTCATAGAACGAGCCGTAGTTCCACGGATCCTCGGTCGCGAAATAGCTATTCCAGAACGCCGTGCGATCATTCCTGTCCGTGGCCCGTGCTCGGCGCGGCGCGGCAGGAGGCTGTGCTGGTTCGGCGCTCGACCGGACCAGTTCCCGCGCTTCAGCGGCCAATTGGGCGAGCTTGCCGAAGTGACTGTCCGGATCGGACCGGCGTTCGGCTGTGGACAACAATGCCTCGGCTGCAAGCGTGTTTGACGTGTCGGCACCGGCGCCCTCCTGCGGCACAGCAGATCGTCCTGCAAGCCTTGCCGTACTGTCTGCAAGCCGCTCAGCGGGCACGATATTCCGGATCAACTCAATCCAATGATCCCTTGTCACTGTCCCGAGCACGCCAAACTGCAAGGCAGCCTCGATCTGGCCGTCCATCATCAGATAGGCATAAATTCGGTCGATGCCTTCCGGTAGTTCAATCGCGGTCGGATTGCGTGCGTCGACGCGAATTCCAAGTGTCCGCGCCAGCCTGCGCGGCGCGGCAAGATCGTCGGCATCGAGAAGCATTTGCTCAAGCTGATACTGGACGCGGCGACCCGCTGCGGGATTGTCCCAGACCTTGCCGAGTTCGATGATCAACTCGGTGATGGCCCCGCCGAACCTGTCCCACCTGGCAGCCAATTGCGCTGGCGCCGACAGGCTTCCCACCATAAGGCCGTCGAAGACCACCTTGGCGATCTCACGTGTCCACTTACGTCCTGCCGGGAGCGCGCGCAGGGACTGCGGATCGATCGAGCGCGAGCCGCGGCCGCAATCCGACGCGGCGTTCCACAACGCGGTCCACGCGAGGGCTTCGGAAGCGGTACCGCCGTTCGCATTATCCTTGGCCATCGAGCTTTCGTTTTCTTCGGCAAGAGTCGGCGAATGTCAAAAACGGATGACGGCATCGGATGGCAGCACTGCTCTGTCAAGGTCGGGGCGGATTAGAGGCAGGCAAAAAGGCTTGGTGACAGGCTGAATGGCAAGCGCTCATGCCCCTCGTGTATGGCCTGGGATCCTGGTGCCGGCGTTCTGTGCCCAGAATCACCGATGCCCGGTTCATGGAAACGCCCGGAGGCCCGAGCCGACGTCGAAATACCTCCCCTGGCGGCTAGTAGACACCGCCAAGTACCCGGCGCAACGGTCTAGCCCGCACCGATGACGCCTTGCACCACAACATTGGCTTGTTGAAGTTAGTAGCAACGACGGACATAGATGTCGTTGCTTGCCGATTTGACCGGAAGGTTACAGCACGATGCCACGCATGATTCGACGATTGGGAGCCAGGAATCTGGCGCGCCGGGCACGACGTCTCGGATATCTGACTGCGATGTTTGTCCAGATTACCGGGCCGCTCGTCTGTGGTATCGCCCTCTTGCTGGCTGGTCCGGCACAGGCGCAGGCGGCGGCGAGCGTCCCGCCTGAAAGGGTCAAACAGCTGTTCGAGCTTCTTGACGATCCGTCAGTGAAGGCCTGGGTGGCCGAACAGCGAAATCAGGACGCCGGGTCAACGGCAGCGCCTGCCGCGGCAGGAGTTTCGCCGGCCGACGCATCGTCCGACGCCGTGGCCGCACCCGGCCAGATGAATACGATGGCATCCTCGACGCTCGATCGGAT includes:
- a CDS encoding adenylate/guanylate cyclase domain-containing protein; protein product: MDCSGCGFEVDGGFAFCPRCGRRQPVPCASCGYLCAPDFEFCPKCGASVGAPAKAVERPAPTASRTIVPPSRTPSLLANIESEDGLHPVSDADRRTVTVLFADLCGFTTLSEQLDPEVMQALQNELFKELTAAVRNFGGFVDKFIGDALLALFGAPVAHEDDPERALRAALDMIARTARLGESAPHSGTPLLLHIGINTGPVVTGGLGIGTAKSYSVTGDTVNTAQRLQSLAAPGEVLVGELTHRLTRHAFSYEPLGDVVLRGKAGSVLVHRLDAPLAAPRAARGLEALGLSAPIIGRGAELHRMLESLDQACGGSAQLVRLVGEAGIGKSRLVKEFVARVGDEDRFRNVAVRQATCSPLGEQSFGALGAVVRSAAGMMQNDNGDEMRGKLAGLLTDLGLQGEEAKRLMPLLYHVLGLGDPDATLQHVEPEQLRRQILYAVRTIIERRLALSPLLIVVEDLHWADAVSLEALRFVMDRLERRRLMLLVTHRPAPDNDQLDSSRVSHTALRLSPLNGDDGRSLLAALFGENWVNTAGGLVDQILERAGGNPLFVEEIVRGLIDRGLLVREGQRWRTMAGEVATGIPATIQAMLLARVDRLPQEVRRLAQEAAVIGPRFDATLLKSVTADPSRLEAGCELLCDAEIIEEVAGSGSVSSQSYRFTQTLLQDVIYQNLLLQRRTDIHGRVGAALEQLYGDKPERLEDLTVLGHHFALSAERERGAHHLQAAGDRARMIYANDDALRLYERALTALGAIGQTPLKLAIAERIADLSGPAGRREIAHHHYETVLLAYRDSADRVASARVLRKIGRLLWDVGKRDNAESRYAEAAALLEGADAPVEQAHLWQERGRQAFRSGDHALAAKWADAALDCVATLTREHVSEVGRDATLVTAEALNTKAVALARLGRNHEAVGQVERSIELAEAAGLLGAACRGYTNLGVLYTTIDPARAIEVCRRGLDVARRIGDLGFQARLLANLAVACCTFTDRCPTEGVPAAEKAIEIDRALDQREHLPVPLIVLGQIHQCNGRPELAVGLFHEALDVACETGEPQLLFPCYNGLATLNLDLDNLAEAERYFSLAQDICAQHGLDPEALVVLPFLD
- a CDS encoding redoxin domain-containing protein — its product is MSAPSDLVPLQPGDRAPNVILDAITQEGKIALDDFRGQKPVLVGLFRGLHCAFCRRHIAAQARLDPELREKGVESLTVVNTPIERARLYFRYHPMPNLLAASDPERASHRAFGLPNLEFTENETNWPYKVAMAAAKGLRVDIPGVLPGPMDPFAAGEILEKKDPYELTEADEQMMATGHGQLVGQFLLDRQGIVRWSFTEVPEGGRYMFGAPNPRELMSAVSQVAQ
- a CDS encoding SAM-dependent methyltransferase, whose translation is MAKDNANGGTASEALAWTALWNAASDCGRGSRSIDPQSLRALPAGRKWTREIAKVVFDGLMVGSLSAPAQLAARWDRFGGAITELIIELGKVWDNPAAGRRVQYQLEQMLLDADDLAAPRRLARTLGIRVDARNPTAIELPEGIDRIYAYLMMDGQIEAALQFGVLGTVTRDHWIELIRNIVPAERLADSTARLAGRSAVPQEGAGADTSNTLAAEALLSTAERRSDPDSHFGKLAQLAAEARELVRSSAEPAQPPAAPRRARATDRNDRTAFWNSYFATEDPWNYGSFYEQEKYERQLEILPAGPIGRALELACAEGHFTRQLASRVSHLTATDISAIAIERARARCSDQPNIEFGVLDFAADTLPGEMDLIFCSEVLYYLDNLAELRRITKKFAEALAPGGSFISAHAFVLRDNVERTGFDWNTFGAQAISETLAATEGLVLEQSIQTELYRIDRFRRLSPDDVVTEPRIDHVPIRAPIEIGVARNIIWGGARALRRDVARNERRQRIPVLMYHGVADEGAAALARFRLTPAAFASQMAWLRANGFHAISSEQLEQFIANRQPFVGRPVLITFDDGFQNFADHAWPTLRANDLTAEVFLVTDLVGESAQWDAHSGPPTPLMDAGMVRRLAGEGAFFGSHMATHRAIDGLSSSDLAAELLRSRMFIERWTGRPTTAFAAPFSVTDRRLGRLAKECGYRIGFGRKHGPADLDCDPIDLPRIEIRGDRSLDDFVAIVEAVLE
- a CDS encoding adenylate/guanylate cyclase domain-containing protein encodes the protein MSENRKLAAILAADVVGYSRLASADEDRTLARLRALRSDLIDPIIAVHNGRVIKRTGDGALVEFRSVVDAVRCAIEVQNGMVERNAGVPQDRRIEFRIGIHLGDVVEESDGDLMGDGVNIASRLEGVAAPGAICLSEDAYRQVKARLDLSVSDLGSTQLKNIAEPIRVYSLQVGSVGTKPAATSETATSRPAAAAPPKLSIAVLPFANMSGDAEQDYFADGISEDIITALSKLSQLFVIARNSSFTFKGQNVHVQEVGTKLGVRHVLEGSVRKSGNRVRITAQLIDATTGGHLWAERFDRDLTDIFAVQDDVTQQIVGALALNLTDGARLRLAPEHPRNTEAYDCFLRGRELWHRLTKDTNVAARELLQRATELDPNFASAYAFLALTHGIDYLNRWGASPPESMAQAEEAATRAVTLDDNDPWAHWALAIAKLYTRRHDEAIEEVERALVLNPNFAEAHVCRGETLYYSGRPEEALESFARGKTLNPYFPDVLLHFQALALFQLGRYDEAVDLLLQRLARNAITDVSRALLAASYGHLGRLEEARTAWQEVLRVNPDYSLEYRRKVLPYKNPADFELMVDGLRKAAIVQ